The Euphorbia lathyris chromosome 8, ddEupLath1.1, whole genome shotgun sequence genome has a window encoding:
- the LOC136203850 gene encoding uncharacterized protein, with the protein MWPSVKDVLFNVYEDGDDSGFARTLTMRMESYDFVFILHLMKQILAYTNDLSNLLQKRDQNIVQAMHLIKNVKTQLLELRDRRWETFLLEVESFCVTHSINVVNMDDIVPTRTRMKRDGNVVTYFQHYRYEVYHEVLDKIGLELHDRFPELTTDLLLSVACLDPRDSFPNFNGDKLVHLAEIYSEDFSWAEVLMIKNQLEMYIYDVKRDINFAAVEDLGCLSKKMVSTGKAQTFPLVYRLIELALLLPVATASVEKVFSAMNIVKTDLRNRMSDDWLNDCLVVFSSKDIFINIDNEDILDRFQAMTNRRCQLPPRNRRST; encoded by the exons ATGTGGCCCTCAGTAAAAGATGTGCTTTTTAATGTCTATGAGGATGGCGATGATAGTGGCTTTGCTAGGACATTGACGATGAGGATGGAGAGCTATGACTTTGTATTTATTTTGCATTTGATGAAACAAATATTGGCATACACAAATGATTTGTCTAATTTGTTGCAAAAAAGAGATCAAAATATTGTTCAAGCCATGCATTTGATTAAGAATGTGAAGACTCAGTTGTTAGAGTTGCGGGATAGAAGATGGGAGACATTTTTATTGGAAGTTGAGTCTTTTTGTGTGACTCATTCTATCAATGTTGTTAATATGGATGATATAGTTCCAACACGTACTCGAATGAAGAGGGATGGAAATGTTGTTACTTACTTTCAACATTATCGGTATGAAGTTTATCATGAG GTACTTGATAAGATCGGACTTGAGTTGCATGATCGTTTCCCAGAATTAACAACAGACTTGCTTCTTTCTGTGGCATGTCTTGATCCTAGAGATTCTTTTCCTAACTTTAATGGTGATAAGTTAGTTCATCTAGCTGAAATATATTCAGAAGATTTCTCATGGGCTGAGGTTCTGATGATTAAGAATCAGCTTGAAATGTATATTTATGATGTTAAAAGAGATATCAACTTTGCTGCTGTTGAAGATTTAGGATGTCTTTCAAAGAAGATGGTTTCAACTGGAAAAGCTCAAACTTTTCCATTGGTGTATCGCCTAATTGAATTGGCATTGCTTTTACCAGTTGCAACAGCTTCTGTTGAAAAAGTATTTTCAGCAATGAATATTGTAAAGACCGATTTGAGAAATCGAATGTCAGATGATTGGCTGAATGACTGTTTGGTAGTATTTAGCTcgaaggatatcttcatcaacattGATAATGAAGATATTTTGGATCGTTTTCAAGCTATGACAAATCGTAGATGTCAATTGCCACCTCGTAATCGTCGATCTACTTAG
- the LOC136202957 gene encoding aspartate aminotransferase, chloroplastic: MASSSVLSLASAPSSTSASLSMHETLKGKVRLANGGVSTLFKNEKSNPFLKKAKSPGRISMTVAVNVSRFEGIAMAPPDPILGVSEAFRADNDAKKLNLGVGAYRTEELNPYVLDVVKKAENLMLERGDNKEYLPIEGLAAFNKATAELLFGADNPVIKQQRVATVQGLSGTGSLRLAAALIERYFPGANVLISSPTWGNHKNIFNDARVPWSEYRYYDPRTVGLDFEGMIADIKAAPEGSFILLHGCAHNPTGIDPTPEQWEKIADVIQEKNHIPFFDVAYQGFASGSLDEDAASVRLFAARGMELLVAQSYSKNLGLYAERIGAINVVCSSADAAARVKSQLKRIARPMYSNPPVHGARIVANVVGDSTLFDEWKAEMEMMAGRIKGVRQKLYDCLSTKDKSGKDWSFVLKQIGMFSFTGLNKTQSESMSNKWHIYMTKDGRISLAGLSLAKCEYLADAIIDSYHNVS, translated from the exons ATGGCTTCCTCCTCCGTTCTTTCTTTAGCTTCTGCTCCTTCTTCTACTTCTGCCTCTCTCTCAATGCATGAGACTCTCAAG GGAAAAGTGAGGCTTGCGAATGGCGGTGTGAGTACATTGTTTAAGAACGAGAAGTCGAATCCCTTTTTGAAGAAGGCTAAG TCGCCTGGACGAATATCTATGACTGTTGCAGTCAATGTATCTCGTTTTGAGGGTATAGCAATGGCTCCTCCTGATCCAATTCTTGGAGTTTCTGAAGCTTTCAGAGCAGACAATGATGCGAAGAAGCTTAACCTTGGAGTTGGGGCTTACCGAACTGAGGAACTAAACCCTTACGTGCTTGATGTCGTTAAGAAG GCAGAGAATCTTATGCTGGAGAGGGGTGACAATAAAGAG TACCTGCCAATTGAAGGTTTAGCTGCATTTAATAAGGCAACTGCAGAATTATTGTTTGGAGCAGACAACCCGGTTATCAAGCAACAAAGA GTTGCAACTGTCCAAGGTCTTTCAGGCACTGGTTCTCTTCGATTGGCAGCCGCTCTCATCGAGAGATACTTTCCCGGAGCAAACGTTCTGATATCATCTCCAACCTGGG GTAATCATAAGAACATTTTCAATGATGCTAGAGTCCCATGGTCGGAGTACCGATATTATGATCCGAGGACTGTTGGTTTGGATTTTGAGGGGATGATAGCAGACATTAAG GCAGCCCCTGAAGGATCATTTATTTTGCTTCATGGCTGTGCTCACAACCCTACCGGAATTGACCCAACTCCCGAGCAGTGGGAAAAAATTGCTGATGTCATACAAGAGAAGAACCACATTCCATTTTTCGATGTTGCATACCAG GGATTTGCTAGCGGAAGCCTCGATGAAGATGCAGCATCAGTGAGGTTGTTTGCAGCGCGTGGAATGGAGCTTCTTGTTGCTCAGTCGTACAGCAAAAATTTGGGTCTATATGCAGAAAGGATTGGGGCAATTAATGTTGTCTGCTCATCAGCAGATGCCGCGGCAAG GGTGAAGAGCCAACTGAAGAGGATTGCACGCCCAATGTACTCGAACCCTCCTGTTCACGGGGCTAGAATCGTCGCCAATGTTGTCGGTGATTCAACTCTCTTCGATGAATGGAAAGCGGAGATGGAAATGATGGCTGGAAGGATAAAAGGTGTGAGGCAAAAATTGTATGATTGCCTCTCAACAAAAGATAAAAGCGGAAAGGACTGGTCTTTTGTATTGAAACAGATTGGCATGTTCTCATTCACTGGCTTGAACAAAACTCAG AGTGAAAGTATGAGCAACAAGTGGCATATATACATGACAAAGGATGGAAGGATTTCGCTGGCCGGATTATCTTTAGCAAAATGTGAATACCTTGCAGATGCTATCATTGATTCATATCACAATGTCAGCTGA